The proteins below come from a single Solea solea chromosome 6, fSolSol10.1, whole genome shotgun sequence genomic window:
- the LOC131461241 gene encoding potassium voltage-gated channel subfamily A member 2, with protein MTVATGDPSDEAAAHPGHPQDYDPEADHECCERVVINISGLRFETQLKTLSQFPETLLGDPKKRMRYFDPLRNEYFFDRNRPSFDAILYYYQSGGRLRRPVNVTLDIFSEEIRFYELGDEAIEIFREDEGFIKEEERPLPENEFQRQVWLLFEYPESSGPARIIAIISVMVILISIVSFCLETLPIFRNDEDDLHKSYSEIYSPETNTTIIRYKSTYFTDPFFVLETLCIIWFSFEFLVRFFACPSKAGFFVNLMNIIDIVAIIPYFITLGTELAESPEDGQAGQQAMSLAILRVIRLVRVFRIFKLSRHSKGLQILGQTLKASMRELGLLIFFLFIGVILFSSAVFFAEADEPESQFESIPDAFWWAVVSMTTVGYGDMVPTTIGGKIVGSLCAIAGVLTIALPVPVIVSNFNYFYHRETEGEEQAQYLQVSVTKADSAEELKKSRSGSTISKSDYMEIQEAVNNSNEEFQEENLKTANCTLANTNYVNITKMLTDV; from the coding sequence ATGACTGTTGCCACAGGCGACCCCTCTGACGAGGCGGCTGCACACCCGGGACACCCACAGGACTACGACCCGGAGGCCGACCATGAGTGCTGTGAGAGGGTGGTCATTAACATCTCAGGGCTGCGCTTTGAGACACAACTCAAAACCCTCTCCCAGTTCCCAGAGACGCTTCTGGGGGACCCCAAAAAGAGGATGCGGTACTTTGACCCGCTGAGGAATGAATACTTTTTCGACAGGAACAGACCCAGCTTTGACGCCATATTGTATTATTACCAATCAGGGGGCCGGCTAAGAAGGCCGGTTAACGTCACCCTTGATATTTTCTCAGAGGAAATTCGCTTCTATGAGCTGGGCGACGAGGCCATTGAGATATTCAGAGAAGATGAGGGCTTCATCAAGGAGGAAGAGCGACCCCTTCCAGAAAATGAGTTTCAGAGACAGGTGTGGCTGCTGTTTGAGTACCCAGAGAGCTCAGGTCCTGCTAGGATTATTGCCATAATCTCTGTCATGGTTATCCTGATATCTATAGTCAGTTTCTGCTTGGAGACGCTCCCAATATTTCGCAATGATGAGGATGATTTGCACAAGTCTTACTCGGAAATCTATTCACCTGAGACCAACACAACAATTATCAGATACAAGTCCACCTACTTCACCGACCCATTCTTTGTCCTGGAGACCCTTTGCATCATATGGTTCTCCTTTGAGTTCCTGGTGCGCTTTTTTGCCTGCCCCAGCAAAGCGGGattttttgttaatttaatGAACATTATTGATATTGTTGCCATCATCCCTTACTTTATCACTCTCGGCACAGAGCTTGCCGAGAGCCCAGAGGATGGTCAAGCTGGTCAGCAAGCCATGTCTTTAGCCATTCTCAGGGTCATCCGCTTAGTACGAGTCTTCAGAATTTTCAAGCTTTCTCGTCACTCCAAGGGGCTTCAGATTTTGGGTCAGACCCTGAAAGCCAGCATGCGAGAGCTCGGTCTGctcattttcttcctcttcattggAGTCATTCTTTTCTCCAGCGCGGTCTTCTTTGCCGAAGCGGACGAGCCCGAATCCCAGTTTGAAAGCATCCCAGATGCGTTTTGGTGGGCAGTAGTGTCTATGACGACAGTTGGTTACGGCGATATGGTTCCAACTACCATTGGTGGAAAAATTGTGGGCTCCCTCTGTGCCATTGCAGGTGTGCTGACCATTGCCTTGCCAGTGCCTGTCATAGTGTCCAACTTCAACTACTTCTATCACCGTGAGACGGAAGGTGAAGAGCAGGCACAGTACCTACAGGTCAGTGTCACCAAAGCAGATTCAgcggaggagctgaagaagagccGGAGTGGCTCCACCATCAGCAAATCAGACTATATGGAGATCCAGGAAGCTGTGAACAACAGCAATGAGGAGTTTCAGGAGGAGAACCTCAAGACAGCCAACTGCACATTGGCCAACACAAACTATGTAAACATCACCAAAATGCTCACAGACGTGTAG